From Streptomyces sp. NBC_01754, a single genomic window includes:
- a CDS encoding RNA polymerase-binding protein RbpA, with protein sequence MASGNAIRGSRVGAGPMGEAERGESAPRLRISFWCSNGHETQPSFAHDAQVPDTWDCPRCGFPAGQDQDNPPDPPRTEPYKTHLAYVRERRSDADGEAILAEALAKLRGEI encoded by the coding sequence GTGGCAAGTGGCAACGCGATCCGGGGAAGCCGGGTCGGAGCCGGGCCGATGGGGGAGGCCGAGCGGGGCGAGTCAGCACCCCGCCTCCGCATCTCCTTCTGGTGCTCGAACGGGCACGAGACCCAGCCCAGCTTCGCTCATGACGCGCAGGTACCGGACACCTGGGACTGCCCGCGCTGCGGATTCCCGGCCGGACAGGACCAGGACAACCCGCCCGACCCCCCGCGCACCGAGCCGTACAAGACACACCTGGCGTACGTGCGTGAGCGGCGCAGCGACGCGGACGGCGAAGCGATCCTCGCCGAAGCCCTCGCCAAACTCCGCGGCGAGATCTGA
- the secG gene encoding preprotein translocase subunit SecG: MILAFEIALIVFSLLLMLLVLMHKGKGGGLSDMFGGGMQSSVGGSSVAERNLDRITVVVGLLWFACIVALGLLIKMD; encoded by the coding sequence GTGATTTTGGCGTTCGAGATCGCCCTGATCGTCTTCAGCCTGCTGCTGATGCTGCTGGTGCTGATGCACAAGGGCAAGGGCGGCGGCCTCTCCGACATGTTCGGTGGCGGAATGCAGTCCTCCGTGGGTGGCTCCTCGGTCGCCGAGCGCAACCTCGACCGCATCACCGTCGTGGTCGGCCTGCTCTGGTTCGCGTGCATCGTCGCCCTCGGTCTGCTCATCAAGATGGACTGA
- the pgi gene encoding glucose-6-phosphate isomerase, protein MNTHSRTKLDQTPEWTALAEHREEFGRTHLRQLFADAPERGSAYTLRVGDLHIDYSKHLATDETLRLLRALAVATGVAELRDAMFRGEKINTTEDRAVLHTALRAPRHAVIEVDGRNVVPAVHAVLDKMAAFADRVRAGGWTGHTGKPVKNIVNIGIGGSDLGPAMAYEVLRSFTDRSLTVRFVSNVDGADLHEAVRDLDPAETLFVVASKTFTTIETITNATSARDWLLTGLKSGQEAVAQHFVALSTNAEKVADFGIDTDNMFEFWDWVGGRYSYDSAIGLSLMIAIGPDRFREMLDGFHLVDEHFRTAPAEENAPLLLGLLGIWYGQFFDAQSHAVLPYSHYLSKFTAYLQQLDMESNGKSVDRDGDPVEWETGPVVWGTPGTNGQHAYYQLIHQGTKVVPADFVGFASPVHDLLPGLIAQHDLLMANFFAQTQALAFGKTPEEVRAEGVPEELVPHKTFRGNHPTTTILAERLTPSVLGQLVALYEHKVFVQGAVWNIDSFDQWGVELGKVLARKIEPVLTEGTGGEGLDSSTAHLVETYRSLRGR, encoded by the coding sequence ATGAACACACACAGCCGAACCAAGCTCGACCAGACGCCCGAGTGGACGGCTCTCGCCGAGCACCGCGAGGAGTTCGGGCGGACACACCTGCGGCAGCTGTTCGCGGACGCGCCGGAGCGCGGGAGCGCGTACACCCTGCGGGTCGGCGACCTGCACATCGACTACTCCAAGCACCTGGCCACCGACGAGACGCTGCGGCTGCTGCGCGCTCTCGCCGTCGCCACCGGAGTCGCGGAGCTGCGGGACGCCATGTTCCGCGGCGAGAAGATCAACACGACCGAGGACCGCGCCGTCCTGCACACCGCGCTCCGCGCCCCCCGGCACGCCGTGATCGAGGTGGACGGCCGGAACGTGGTGCCGGCCGTGCACGCCGTCCTCGACAAGATGGCCGCCTTCGCCGACCGGGTCCGCGCGGGCGGGTGGACCGGCCACACCGGCAAGCCGGTCAAGAACATCGTGAACATCGGCATCGGCGGATCCGACCTCGGCCCCGCCATGGCCTACGAGGTGCTGCGCTCCTTCACCGACCGCTCGCTCACCGTCCGCTTCGTCTCGAACGTCGACGGCGCCGACCTCCACGAGGCCGTACGCGACCTGGACCCGGCCGAGACGCTCTTCGTCGTCGCGTCCAAGACCTTCACGACCATCGAGACCATCACCAACGCCACCTCCGCCCGCGACTGGCTGCTCACCGGGCTGAAGTCCGGTCAGGAGGCCGTGGCCCAGCACTTCGTGGCCCTGTCGACGAACGCGGAGAAGGTCGCGGACTTCGGCATCGACACGGACAACATGTTCGAGTTCTGGGACTGGGTAGGCGGCCGCTACTCCTACGACTCGGCGATCGGCCTCTCGCTGATGATCGCCATCGGCCCGGACCGGTTCCGGGAGATGCTCGACGGCTTCCACCTCGTCGACGAGCACTTCCGCACCGCCCCCGCCGAGGAGAACGCCCCACTGCTGCTGGGCCTGCTGGGCATCTGGTACGGCCAGTTCTTCGACGCCCAGTCGCACGCCGTGCTGCCCTACAGCCACTACCTGTCCAAGTTCACCGCGTACCTCCAGCAGCTGGACATGGAGTCCAACGGCAAGTCCGTGGACCGCGACGGCGACCCGGTCGAGTGGGAGACCGGCCCGGTCGTCTGGGGCACTCCCGGCACCAACGGGCAGCACGCCTACTACCAGCTGATCCACCAGGGCACCAAGGTCGTCCCGGCGGACTTCGTCGGCTTCGCGTCCCCGGTCCACGACCTGCTGCCCGGCCTCATCGCCCAGCACGACCTGCTGATGGCGAACTTCTTCGCGCAGACCCAGGCCCTCGCCTTCGGCAAGACGCCCGAGGAGGTGCGGGCGGAGGGTGTGCCCGAGGAGCTGGTGCCGCACAAGACCTTCCGGGGCAACCACCCGACGACCACGATCCTCGCCGAGCGGCTCACCCCGTCCGTGCTCGGTCAGCTCGTCGCGCTCTACGAGCACAAGGTCTTCGTCCAGGGCGCCGTCTGGAACATCGACTCCTTCGACCAGTGGGGCGTCGAGCTCGGCAAGGTCCTCGCCAGGAAGATCGAGCCGGTCCTGACCGAGGGCACCGGCGGTGAGGGTCTGGACAGTTCCACCGCCCACCTCGTGGAGACCTACCGCAGCCTGCGCGGGCGCTGA